A genomic window from Aquitalea aquatilis includes:
- a CDS encoding SEL1-like repeat protein, protein MTKSRLFALILTLSLAACGAKERSVPDLKNVEEKLAFSCVYEKAHLPKLDEQADQLYRYARWLYKNQLEKEDPLRYPEMERYYRIATAYGHYKANLDLREMIGRGTAWSADPVKETLDLTQDLIDRGIPGGYYDMGRYLKAGYGVKQDEELANRYYRKAADLGNPEAQYLVGDKLTNLTIAHPGPFAIGNEMKKCAAEQGHGKAAVEYGYHMIYEEKLTEAVSFFQLATKWGDPTAALNLGNGFGRITTENKQRNDLGLQQDDERQRRYLLIMGVLSDYSYAHPSVPELDEIVPLPPAKLPPWDGKIQWLKDHEANIAPPKPSEALLEKLAKAKGLDPKTGRPLGAEHS, encoded by the coding sequence GTGACTAAATCCCGTTTATTTGCCCTGATTTTGACTCTTAGCCTGGCCGCCTGTGGTGCCAAGGAGCGTTCCGTGCCTGATCTGAAAAACGTTGAAGAAAAGCTGGCCTTTAGCTGCGTATACGAAAAAGCCCATCTGCCCAAGCTGGATGAACAGGCAGATCAGCTCTACCGCTATGCGCGCTGGTTGTATAAAAACCAGCTGGAAAAGGAAGACCCATTACGTTACCCGGAAATGGAGCGTTATTACCGTATTGCCACTGCCTACGGTCACTACAAGGCCAATCTGGATCTACGCGAAATGATTGGTCGTGGTACTGCGTGGAGTGCCGATCCAGTCAAAGAGACACTGGACCTGACACAGGACTTGATCGACAGGGGCATTCCCGGTGGCTATTACGATATGGGCCGCTACCTCAAAGCTGGCTACGGCGTTAAGCAAGATGAGGAGTTAGCCAATCGCTACTATCGTAAAGCGGCGGACTTAGGCAACCCGGAAGCGCAGTATCTGGTTGGAGACAAACTAACCAATCTGACAATTGCACATCCGGGGCCATTTGCGATTGGCAATGAAATGAAAAAATGTGCAGCAGAGCAAGGGCATGGTAAAGCAGCGGTAGAATATGGTTACCACATGATTTATGAGGAAAAACTGACTGAAGCAGTCAGTTTTTTTCAGCTTGCAACAAAATGGGGAGATCCTACGGCAGCATTAAATTTAGGTAATGGTTTCGGTCGTATCACTACCGAAAATAAGCAGCGAAATGATTTAGGTCTGCAGCAGGATGATGAACGTCAACGTAGATACTTATTGATCATGGGCGTGTTAAGTGATTACTCCTACGCCCACCCCTCAGTCCCCGAACTGGATGAAATCGTCCCCCTGCCACCAGCCAAACTACCGCCCTGGGATGGCAAAATTCAATGGCTGAAAGATCACGAAGCCAATATTGCGCCACCCAAACCCAGCGAAGCCTTGCTGGAAAAACTGGCCAAGGCCAAGGGACTGGACCCGAAGACAGGAAGACCGCTAGGTGCCGAGCATTCCTAA
- a CDS encoding DUF932 domain-containing protein, producing the protein MSHLIESMAFVGATPWHGLGNPLSPQQPLEVWLTEAGMDWRIEQSDVLFNVADDGMHIRPFADSKVLYRSDSLAPLSVVSPRYKVVQPSEVLEFYRDLVSAGGFELETAGVLKGGRKLWALAKTGQEALLKGGDRLKAYLLLATSCDGTLCTTAQFTSVRVVCNNTLQMAVKDRTGAVKVPHSTVFDPQQVKDALGLGLSAWDRFIGNIKQLSQRTVSPEEVSQFFREVLDEPLVKGAEDAVTSKALQQVSALYSGGGMGSMLAGTRGTAWGLVNAMTEYVDHRRRARSQDYRLDSAWFGQGAQLKGKALEHALALVE; encoded by the coding sequence ATGTCCCATCTCATCGAATCCATGGCCTTTGTCGGAGCCACGCCCTGGCATGGCCTGGGCAACCCGCTTTCTCCCCAACAGCCGCTGGAAGTGTGGTTGACCGAAGCCGGTATGGACTGGCGTATTGAACAGAGTGATGTCTTGTTCAACGTCGCTGACGACGGTATGCACATCCGTCCCTTTGCTGATTCCAAGGTGCTGTATCGGTCCGACTCTCTGGCACCACTGTCGGTGGTCTCGCCGCGTTACAAGGTGGTGCAGCCGTCGGAAGTGCTGGAGTTCTATCGTGACCTGGTCAGTGCTGGTGGCTTTGAGTTGGAAACTGCTGGGGTATTGAAGGGTGGCCGCAAGTTGTGGGCGCTAGCCAAGACCGGGCAGGAAGCGCTGCTCAAGGGTGGCGATCGGTTGAAGGCTTATCTGCTACTGGCCACCAGTTGTGACGGCACGCTGTGTACTACGGCGCAATTCACCTCGGTACGGGTGGTGTGCAACAACACCTTGCAGATGGCAGTGAAGGACCGAACCGGCGCAGTGAAGGTGCCCCACTCCACGGTGTTTGATCCACAGCAGGTAAAAGATGCACTGGGACTTGGCCTGTCCGCCTGGGATCGCTTCATCGGCAACATCAAGCAGCTGTCGCAACGGACGGTTTCCCCTGAAGAGGTCAGCCAGTTCTTCCGTGAAGTACTGGACGAACCGTTGGTGAAAGGGGCCGAGGATGCGGTGACTTCTAAGGCGCTGCAGCAGGTGTCGGCACTGTATAGCGGTGGGGGCATGGGTTCGATGCTGGCCGGTACTCGTGGTACGGCCTGGGGCCTGGTGAATGCGATGACCGAGTATGTCGACCATCGCCGCCGTGCCCGTAGTCAGGACTACCGACTGGATTCGGCCTGGTTCGGTCAGGGGGCCCAGCTCAAGGGTAAGGCACTGGAGCATGCACTGGCCCTGGTGGAATGA
- a CDS encoding GIY-YIG nuclease family protein: protein MLSESQTPTRKPWYREDDKCPLCKSGRITFRRNQYDSRVFFGCSNIHKSNCRFNADIPERPGYVYVLTNPGYHLNGLPVLKIGYTTKSMEACLAQINNTTGVPFEFHVEYQEMVWKAWATMHQAHKSLQTKRLNPDNNERDFFVCSITEATDAVKAAVQGDISYRAERPPEPSKDDDDVDSEALLEPDAAEQEAARKEWYAGQRTDTPGYVYVLKNDVYHDGNTPLLKIGYTSKEPSERAEDLYRWEYECRGVPQRFNVAFADRFEHAFDAEQRVHEVLSAFRVNPKREFFACTLEEAKSAIQAEQKREAPHPIPTKTILDPSIVLAEKQDPAHRPVPVPVPAPAPAPAPAPAPAPAPIIVSPQRPERPARVLQPTTSRHELPKRWQPTRRQVIAGLILAGCVAVAVPGYRFLSSWVSSLQNPAATQTPDPVPHPKPKKAHGHPKKKKKHKKVKNQQPSEGTAEPAPQFETPSPADIAPSNQSGEPNPG from the coding sequence ATGCTCAGTGAAAGCCAGACCCCCACACGAAAACCTTGGTACCGAGAAGACGATAAATGCCCACTCTGCAAGAGCGGACGAATCACGTTTCGCAGAAACCAGTACGATAGCCGCGTATTCTTTGGCTGCTCAAACATCCATAAATCTAATTGCAGGTTCAATGCCGACATCCCGGAAAGACCCGGCTATGTCTACGTACTTACCAATCCAGGCTACCATCTGAACGGCTTGCCAGTCCTCAAAATTGGCTATACCACGAAGTCGATGGAAGCCTGCTTGGCTCAGATCAACAACACGACAGGAGTGCCATTCGAATTCCACGTGGAATATCAGGAGATGGTGTGGAAAGCATGGGCAACCATGCATCAAGCCCACAAGTCCTTACAGACCAAGCGCCTGAATCCTGACAACAATGAGCGGGATTTTTTTGTCTGCTCTATTACAGAGGCTACCGACGCCGTTAAGGCTGCTGTCCAAGGGGATATCAGCTATAGAGCCGAGCGACCACCAGAGCCAAGCAAGGATGACGACGATGTCGACTCAGAGGCCTTGCTAGAGCCTGATGCTGCTGAGCAGGAGGCCGCTAGAAAGGAATGGTACGCAGGTCAGCGTACTGATACGCCTGGCTATGTTTACGTCCTCAAAAACGATGTCTACCATGACGGCAATACCCCTCTCCTGAAGATTGGCTATACCAGTAAAGAACCAAGTGAACGAGCTGAGGACCTTTATCGCTGGGAATATGAATGCCGTGGAGTACCCCAGCGTTTCAACGTCGCCTTTGCCGACCGCTTCGAGCATGCTTTCGATGCAGAACAGCGGGTTCACGAGGTATTAAGTGCGTTTCGGGTCAACCCCAAACGCGAGTTTTTTGCTTGCACGCTGGAAGAGGCCAAATCAGCCATTCAGGCTGAACAAAAACGTGAAGCCCCCCACCCCATCCCTACCAAAACCATCCTCGACCCAAGTATCGTTCTTGCTGAAAAGCAAGATCCCGCACATCGCCCTGTACCTGTACCTGTACCTGCACCTGCACCTGCACCTGCACCTGCACCTGCACCTGCACCTGCACCCATCATCGTCTCTCCGCAACGTCCTGAGCGTCCAGCGCGGGTGCTCCAACCGACGACCAGCCGCCATGAACTCCCGAAGCGCTGGCAGCCCACCCGTCGGCAGGTCATTGCAGGCTTGATCCTTGCAGGCTGTGTAGCGGTGGCTGTGCCTGGATATCGTTTCTTGTCCAGTTGGGTGTCATCGCTACAGAATCCAGCCGCAACTCAAACACCGGATCCGGTCCCCCATCCCAAGCCCAAAAAAGCGCATGGGCATCCGAAAAAGAAGAAAAAACACAAAAAAGTTAAGAACCAGCAACCATCCGAGGGCACGGCGGAGCCAGCACCACAATTCGAGACACCGTCGCCAGCCGATATTGCGCCATCCAATCAATCTGGCGAACCAAATCCAGGCTGA
- a CDS encoding phospholipase D-like domain-containing protein encodes MSDKTITAPVCTKEQMKAHLTLPWFVQKSEYHSHPASFQILVNGEDAFAAVHYALAKAKKNICIICWGFQPSMYFVRKGADMVKYADVAEAVPAQIGKLLEHKAKQGVQVRVLCFASKVGGLYVNTTAVTVEETQTPGRWAVGIKDKPAFEIPSQYDYDKHWYSYYDEDQAAAGTAEKKQRDRQHPDIPSKYLHFRSRGFGPRSRDHILTQTYDDKGLKDRTKSLLATAPSHHQKMVLVDYDDAKNHVGFVMGHNMLDEYWDTNEHSAKRKAPNLGRNGTVGPREDFSSLVTGQVVGDMFHNFRRAWRDETKEDLALPPCGFASYQPRVDGKANKAAMVQLVRTQPEYKKQDIKKMYLQAVNNVTSYIYIENQYFRWPPLAEKIKAVAKAQKEACRPYPVYLFVVTNTSKAGVGAGTVNTYRMLDSLGRADMIPAVARAEKADDLEARLGQAKQAEHEARFIHLANVLSPSKLREKTRQALDEAIARRQQAEKAYEAAQKPDAPLSVVEQPGLKTHICSLVAMDSPPADWVEVYIHAKLMIVNDAFLTLGSANINTRSMQVDSELNLGLDRPEIAKALRQVLWGRHTNSWENANPERMDKETDAKLTFEQWRMILVKNKSAMTHGDGPVAPLREFLRVDPTRSNSD; translated from the coding sequence ATGAGCGATAAGACAATCACTGCTCCGGTATGTACCAAGGAGCAGATGAAAGCACACCTGACCCTACCCTGGTTTGTACAGAAGAGTGAATACCACTCGCACCCTGCAAGCTTCCAGATTCTGGTCAATGGCGAGGACGCTTTTGCAGCAGTCCATTACGCGCTTGCCAAGGCCAAGAAAAACATTTGCATCATCTGCTGGGGCTTTCAGCCATCCATGTACTTTGTGCGCAAGGGTGCAGACATGGTGAAGTATGCGGATGTCGCTGAAGCGGTTCCCGCGCAAATAGGCAAGCTACTGGAGCACAAAGCAAAGCAGGGAGTACAAGTACGGGTTTTGTGCTTCGCTTCCAAGGTCGGAGGGCTATACGTCAATACAACAGCGGTAACCGTTGAAGAGACACAAACACCGGGACGTTGGGCAGTTGGTATCAAGGACAAGCCGGCCTTCGAAATTCCTTCGCAATACGACTACGACAAGCATTGGTATTCCTATTACGACGAAGATCAGGCTGCTGCTGGCACCGCAGAAAAGAAACAACGTGATCGTCAACATCCGGATATTCCCAGTAAGTATCTGCATTTTCGTAGCCGGGGTTTTGGTCCACGTAGTCGCGACCATATTTTGACCCAGACCTACGATGATAAAGGCCTCAAAGATAGAACCAAATCCTTACTGGCGACGGCTCCCAGTCATCACCAGAAAATGGTGTTGGTCGATTACGACGATGCCAAAAACCATGTTGGCTTTGTGATGGGCCACAATATGTTGGACGAGTACTGGGATACCAACGAACATAGCGCAAAGAGGAAGGCCCCCAATCTTGGTCGCAACGGAACAGTTGGCCCGCGTGAGGATTTTTCCAGCCTAGTCACCGGCCAAGTAGTAGGCGACATGTTTCATAATTTCCGCCGGGCCTGGCGCGATGAAACCAAAGAAGATCTTGCCTTGCCACCATGCGGTTTTGCATCCTATCAGCCGCGCGTTGATGGAAAAGCCAACAAAGCAGCCATGGTGCAGTTGGTGCGCACTCAGCCGGAATACAAAAAACAAGACATCAAAAAAATGTACCTGCAGGCGGTCAATAACGTTACCTCCTATATCTACATCGAAAACCAGTACTTCCGCTGGCCACCGTTGGCTGAGAAAATCAAGGCCGTGGCCAAGGCCCAAAAAGAAGCCTGCCGACCTTATCCGGTTTACCTCTTTGTGGTAACCAATACCAGCAAGGCCGGTGTTGGCGCTGGCACCGTCAATACCTACCGCATGCTAGACAGTCTGGGCCGGGCCGATATGATTCCCGCAGTAGCCCGAGCTGAAAAGGCTGACGATCTTGAAGCGCGCCTGGGCCAGGCCAAACAAGCAGAGCACGAGGCACGCTTCATTCATCTGGCCAATGTACTCAGCCCCAGCAAATTACGGGAAAAAACCCGACAAGCGCTGGATGAAGCAATTGCCAGACGGCAGCAAGCCGAAAAGGCTTACGAAGCTGCACAAAAGCCGGATGCTCCCCTTTCTGTCGTGGAGCAGCCAGGCTTGAAGACCCATATCTGTTCGCTGGTGGCCATGGACTCACCTCCAGCCGACTGGGTTGAGGTCTACATCCACGCCAAACTGATGATCGTCAATGATGCCTTCCTTACCCTTGGCTCTGCCAATATCAATACCCGCAGCATGCAGGTGGACAGTGAATTGAACCTGGGACTGGATCGCCCGGAAATAGCCAAGGCATTAAGGCAGGTATTGTGGGGGAGGCATACCAACAGCTGGGAGAATGCAAATCCTGAGAGAATGGACAAAGAGACGGATGCAAAACTTACATTTGAGCAATGGCGGATGATTTTAGTTAAAAATAAATCTGCCATGACTCATGGGGATGGCCCAGTCGCGCCACTCCGTGAATTTTTGCGTGTAGACCCCACCCGGAGCAATAGTGACTAA
- a CDS encoding helix-turn-helix domain-containing protein — protein sequence MAKTKVDALALSIGKAIAARRQEAGLTQEQVAEQLKIGNEAVSRMERGLVMPTVARLLELASLINCDASALLVESSNRPAEQAQHLAQMLARLDSADREMVLAMVEQLTNRLAKLS from the coding sequence ATGGCAAAAACGAAGGTGGACGCATTGGCATTGAGCATTGGCAAAGCCATTGCGGCGCGACGGCAGGAAGCTGGACTGACCCAGGAACAGGTTGCGGAACAACTGAAGATAGGGAATGAAGCGGTCTCCCGCATGGAGCGGGGACTGGTGATGCCGACGGTGGCCCGCCTGTTGGAACTGGCGAGCCTGATTAACTGCGACGCCTCAGCCTTGCTGGTGGAGTCCAGCAACCGTCCCGCTGAGCAGGCACAGCATCTGGCGCAGATGCTGGCCCGCCTGGACAGTGCAGATCGGGAGATGGTGTTGGCGATGGTGGAGCAACTGACCAACCGGCTGGCTAAGCTGTCCTGA
- a CDS encoding YqaJ viral recombinase family protein, producing MAERYAQAIRLASTLKLSRDEWLRIRQLGIGSSDAAPAIGLSPYKCPLSLWLEKTGRKEPEDLLEKEPVIWGTILEPILARVYAERTGRKVRRVNAVLQHPEHRFMLANLDREVRCPDEGWGILEIKTASYHSAPQWEEGIPVTYQCQVLHQLAVTGHDWADVAVLIGGQDFRIYRVLRDEDKIADLIARETGFWQHVLLDTQPAPDGSDDAASALSWLFPRDDGQTIDLSESIEGNRLFSALLAERQRKEDAEAREAAIRQQIQNVLGHASAAVFQSGHITWKRTKDRFAPDVERLSQDHPTLLAQYSRSIAGSRRFVIQTERKAS from the coding sequence ATGGCTGAACGCTACGCACAGGCCATTCGTCTGGCCTCTACCCTGAAGTTGTCTCGTGATGAATGGCTGCGTATCCGGCAGCTGGGCATTGGTTCGTCAGATGCCGCCCCGGCGATTGGACTGTCGCCGTACAAGTGCCCGCTGTCCTTGTGGCTGGAGAAGACCGGTCGCAAGGAGCCGGAAGATCTGTTGGAGAAAGAGCCTGTCATCTGGGGCACGATTCTGGAACCCATCCTGGCCCGGGTGTACGCCGAGCGTACCGGGCGCAAAGTACGGCGGGTGAATGCGGTACTGCAGCATCCTGAACACCGTTTCATGCTGGCCAATCTGGACCGGGAGGTGCGTTGTCCTGATGAGGGCTGGGGCATTCTGGAGATCAAGACAGCCAGTTATCACTCTGCCCCGCAGTGGGAGGAAGGCATCCCGGTGACCTATCAATGCCAAGTGCTGCATCAGCTGGCGGTCACCGGCCATGACTGGGCCGATGTAGCGGTGCTGATCGGCGGTCAGGATTTCCGTATCTATAGAGTGCTGCGCGATGAAGACAAGATCGCTGATTTGATCGCCCGGGAGACTGGATTCTGGCAACACGTGTTACTGGACACCCAACCCGCACCGGATGGTTCGGATGATGCTGCGTCAGCATTGTCCTGGCTGTTCCCGCGTGACGATGGCCAAACCATCGACCTGTCGGAATCAATTGAAGGGAATCGGCTGTTCTCTGCCTTGTTGGCTGAGCGACAACGTAAAGAGGATGCCGAGGCCCGGGAGGCAGCCATCCGGCAGCAGATCCAGAACGTGTTGGGCCATGCTTCCGCCGCCGTATTCCAGTCTGGCCATATCACCTGGAAGCGCACCAAGGATCGCTTTGCGCCTGATGTAGAACGCCTGTCACAAGACCATCCCACCCTGCTGGCCCAGTACAGCAGGTCCATTGCCGGTTCCCGGCGCTTTGTCATTCAAACGGAAAGGAAAGCATCGTGA